The following is a genomic window from Aphis gossypii isolate Hap1 chromosome X, ASM2018417v2, whole genome shotgun sequence.
aataatacatgtaaatatataatattctaattttcttTTAGGTATTCAAAATCGAAAGATACTCGAAGACTTGGAACTAAAGaaacagatattattaaaaactggtGCTATTCCAACTCCACCAACAGTTTCTCATCCTACAACTCAGGTATGACAATGTAGTTTCAGTTCAAGTTGAgaaacaatcatattataacatacataacatatttcttatactatgtaatttagttataaatgtttgtgtatttgtttaaaacctATTTTTGAGCTAAGGTATTACCtattggtttataatataataacaataatatttatattatacttaaattttcagttttatttattataaatcctgGGAAACAATTTGCCATACttggttatattttagtaaaattttataataatatagtgtatggtaaaattgttttataaatatcaaacattattaaaaaatcattgtatacgttattattttttgtgtgtgttattttttaattaaatggtcCATGTTATTTATGAGTGCTATGATATCAGAAATTCTTAAAAGTATAACCTAGTtaccaaacaaaatataaactgaaTGTAATTAACTAACTATGTAATACCttatcgattttaaatatttttaaatgtatacaattaacactaattataatatctcaatttaaaaaagatagaTATCTAAGAATACAACCTGTAAGTTCTAAATATTGTAacttatgtacataaaaaacaaattttcatattttaaaaatagaatctGTTAAGTcagttcataaatttaaaatttaaataaaattgttatagaaCCATCCTTAATTAAAGAGATATCATAATTTAGCAATAAACAAatcaaatgaataaatttgaatatgtcATGCAAAAGTGTTTACAAAAGTCATGTTAGAAGGTATTTGGTGAGGAGATAATCTTGTAATTGTCTTAAATCTCACTTTAAACTGTATTTGACAACCAAATATTGTTGGCTCATGGTAATTTTTGTCCctgattcttaaaataataaaaaaaaaattttatattgcaataaaaatgtttatctaatGTTAGCAATGTTTTTAGGGAACATCTGAATGTCACTTTCAACGTGCCCAAACATTACAATCTACAGGATTCTTCATCAACACAGATTCAGCTTTTGGAAATTCTCTTCTTCCTGTCCTACCtcgatttgaaaaataatactaaatcatGGCGGCAACAACTGAAGCTAAAGCGTCTATACCATATACTTGAAGATTTgaaaatccaaaaattaaacaagaaCAATACACTACTCGTACATCAACCAATATTGCTGCTTGTAATTTACATATAGCTCAATTTTTGTATGGagattactaataaataaacttctaTAGATGTAAAAGTCAATTCAAAACGTTTTGCATTACTGTACCTAGACGATAATCTTTAATGTAGTTTTGTGTAAgttacattcaatttaaaagaaaagaaCAATGTGTCTAGCTAATGCatgtaacatataaaaatttaaattgatataatatagatttatatttttaatatacaatttaaaaataaacaaaatatctctaatactaaaacaacacatatttaaatattcataacttCTTTTAACttgagttaaataattttatataactctGCAAGTGTCAACattttcagatattttttttaatccaaattattgtaactattgattaatattctaatttataaaatatatttatgggtttaaaattatgagtATTGTGTAGACTTACACATTTTAgtgtattaaacttttttaaacgttttagtgttttaaaaataaacatttggtatttagtatttacattttacccagtttattatatgaagatttaaattcttattaattaataactggtTTAtgcaacattattttattttgaacgatACAATATGGACATGTGcccaatatactattaataaatttagaaaattatacatttgcaAAAGGCAGTTTAATAAAGAATATCATTTctcatttcaattatattctGAATCCGATGGGTATTGCTTCATTTCTTTaagataaaaactataatataataatagctaaacaaaaattgcataggattaatacataattatgttatagcagtatatttacacataatcttatataaaaaaaatgtttttcaatgtttaaaaatatctcctattaacatattttttacaaactatattttatatggttaaaattaacatattattttaatggcaaatgttttaaatgtgtaaaataaattatgactttattattagcaaattaaaagttataacagtatatttacacattatcttatacaaaaataatgttttttcaatttttagaaatctccaataaatatattttttccaaactatattttatgtggttaaaattaacatcttattttaatagcaaatgtttcaaatgtgtaggatgaattgtgatttttttattaacaaaataaaaagttttacggTGTATTAACACATAATCCTatgacaaaatttttatttttcaattttttaaaatctcctaTTAACATACGTTTTCCAAACcatattttatgtggttaaaattaatatcttattttaattgcaaatgtttcaaatgtgtaatataaattatgactttctTATTAGcacaataaaaagtataacagtgtatctacaaataatcctaggaaaaaaattttattatttcaattttttatattctaatatttacatattttttccaaactatattttatgtggttaaaattaacatctcATTTTAATTGctaatgtttcaaatgtgtaaGATGAATTGtgacttttttattagcaaaataaaaaatagaacggtgtatctacaaataatcctaggaaaaaatttttactatttcaattttttaaaatctcctattaacatattttttccaaaatatattttatatggttaaaattaacatattattttaatggcatatgtttcaaatgtgtaaaataaattatgactttattattagcaaattaaaagttataacagtatatttacacataatcttatacaaaaataatgtttttcaatttttagaaatctccaataaacatattttttccaaactatattttatgtggttaaaattaacatctcATTTTAATTGCAAATGATTCAAATGTGTAGGAtgaattgtgatttttttattaacaaaataaaaagttttacggtgtatctacaaataatcctataaaaaaatttgtatttttggaatttttagaACTCTTctattaacatattgtatccaaactatattttatgtggttaaagataacatcttattttaatagcaaatGATTCAAATGTGTAGGAtgaattgtgatttttttattaacaaaataaaaagttttatggtGTATTAACACATaatcttatacaaaaataatgttttttcaatttttagaaatctccaataaacatattttttcccaactatattttatgtggttaaaattaacatcttattttaatagcaaatgtttcaaatgtgtaggatgaattgtgatttttttattaacaaaataaaaagttttacggTGTATTAACACATAATCCTatgacaaaatttttatttttcaatttttttaaatctcctATTAACATACGTTTTCCAAACcatattttatgtggttaaaattaatatcttattttaattgcaaatgtttcaaatgtgtaatataaattatgactttctTATTagcacaataaaaaatagaacggtgtatttacacataatcctatgaataaatttttatttttgcaattttttaaaatctcctattaacatattttttccaggctatattttatgtggttaaaattaacatcttattttaatagcaaatgtttcaaatatgtAGGATGAATtgtgacatttttattaacaaaataaaaagttttatggtGTATTAACACATaatcttatacaaaaataatgttttttcaatttttagaaatctccaataaacatattttttcccaactatattttatgtggttaaaattaacatcttattttaatagcaaatgtttcaaatgtgtaggatgaattgtgatttttttattaacaaaataaaaagttttacggTGTATTAACACATAATCCTatgacaaaatttttatttttcaattttttaaaatctcctaTTAACATACGTTTTCCAAACcatattttatgtggttaaaattaacatcttatttttatagcaaatgtttcaaatatgtAGGATGAATtgtgacttttttattaacaaaataaaaagtataacagTGTATCTACAAGTAATCctaggaaaaaaattttattatttcaattttttatattctaatatttacatattttatccagactatattttatgtggttaaaattaacattttattttaatagcaaatgtttcaaatgtgtaaaattaattatgacttttttattaacaaaataaaaaatataacattgtattaaCACATaatcttatacaaaaataatgtttttcaatttttaaaaatcttatattaacatatttatttttaaattatattatatgtggtctccattgttatgttattgtaatggataatgtttcaaatgtgtaaGATTAATAGtgagttttttattagcagAATAATGCGTTAAAcactatatttacatataattttgatcaattataagcatattaatttttcaaatgacttTTCTccacattttatgtataaggTAATATCATCCACCATTGCTGTTACACTCTGAATCCAGTGGATACTGCATCAATTGTTTGAGTTTAATACtgtgttgtatatttatagctaaacaaaaattaaaataggattaatacaaaattatgaattagcaatttattttttaaaaatatcctatcaacataattatttttaaattatattatatatggtcTCTATTAACATGTTATTCTAATgggaaatatttcaaatgtgtaaGATGAAAAGtgagttttttattagcagAATAATGCGTTAAAcactatatttacatataattttgatcaattataagcatattaatttttcaaatgacttTTCTccacattttatgtataaggTAATATCATCCATTATTGCTATTACTCTCTGAGTCCAGTGGATATTGCATCAATTGTTTGAGATTAATACTGTGTTGTATAGTTAaagctaaacaaaaattaaaattggattaatacaaaattatgaattagcaatttttaaaaatctccaatcaacataattgttattatcttgtattatatttagtctccattaacattttattttaatggcaaataattcaaatgtgTGAGTTGAATATCTACTTTTGTATTAGCAAAATAAGAGTTGTAGCAGCATACTTAcacataattttgattaataataaggatattcaattttattatgactCATCTTAACATATTAAGTTTAAGGTAATATCATTTCTCATTGCCAGTATATTCTGAATCCAATGGCAATTGCTTCAATTGTGTTAGATGAATACcgagttttttattagctaaggataacagtttatttacacataatttgaaaataaaattggatcACTTCATTCTTTCACCTCTTATTCACAATATCCATGCACAGTTCCTcaaatgtcattattattttacgccaataaaggttataatatacctactcaccaatttttatttttttaacacgttCAATTGTTCAACGTAACGTTGACATCATAAACATTGCCCTGGTCACAACTCACAGATAATGACTAAAGTTTTCACTTTGACATTTCagagcatatatatatatgtagttcTGTGTTTTTATGTAGAATGTCGGTGAGATATGTaggaacattttgaaaattattgtgagCTTTATGTACTGTCTCAAGAAtcgtagaatataattattaaaatattagacttgatggtaggtatttattttaaataataatatttatctgttattatcaatatcatttatcagtttatcactaaattattttgttttgcaaCGATGTTTATGTCAAATaaaagatacataataatattatctaaataataaatattatattgtttacgcGTTATGTCAtgaatttaataggtactccGCTAGATGCGATTCCTGAtggagtataataatttttaatatttatcagtgGCAGTGGTGCAATTATCGGGAGTGTTGGGTGTGCAATTCACAGGGTCCCCTAGATTAAATCTCATATAcgatactatatactataatctgtattatacacatattatattatatttgtttcaatataataaattataatgtctcAACTGTTTTGAATTTAGTGAATTTTTCGAATTACGAGTTCCTACTTATGTGAGAAACCAGTGCACCGTATAacagtgtacaataataagtatagcGGTATTAATGACTTCGCTGCCGTAAAAACAAGAACAGTTATTTTTacgtttgattattaaaaaaaaaaaaaaattaactcattattattatctatgacaTGTGAGAAAACAatcttttttagttataatgaGGTATgactgtttttcatttttactagCACTTAAGGGCCCCAGTCAGAAAATTTTCACATAGGCCCCTTATTATCTATGGTCACGCCACTGATCAGCGATTCCCAACCCATGGGCCGCGGCccactaatatataatattattttattgaacaataaactaatgtcaaataacaatattacagtaAATTGCAACtattgcaatttaaattttgcaaagttttagtaatattaggtGACGAAAGACATGTTAACGGTGGTTAATGGATTATTTCCGTTTTTATCACATCGTAACAAATTGAGATACACATCACCAACATCAGATTACGGATACggttttaacttttagaaTCCAATACTTCATACCGTAGGGATACAGTAAACATCAATATTGATCAATACAAACAGTATGAGTTGTATGActtgtatgtgtgtataataatatattagcataggtatttgttttaaatgaattacgATCAtaacgtttttgtttttcaatcgcaaacaaattaattgatCAGCATTTATACACACCACGTATTCTACCAACTACCGTTGCCACATCTTAATGTTAACGTTTTGTTGATTCGTATAAAATACACAGTTCTAAACAATAGTAAACGAAAGAATTATGGCACCCAATACGTCGACAGCTACACGTCGTCTGAAACAAGACTATTTACGACTTAAAAATGATCCAGTGCCACATTTAATCGCTGAGCCAAATCCGTCTAACATATTGGAATGGTATGTCAGCAGGAGTTCATAATTATCCACCTAATCATTTAATGAATTGTGTGTTTCATTCAGGTATTATGTAGTAAGTGGACCTGACGATTCGCCATATGCTGGTGGTCATTATTTGGGAAGGTTAGTTTTCCCAGAAGAATTTCCATTTAAGCCACCCAGCATTTACATGATCACTACTAATGGCAGGTTCAAAACAAACACTCGTCTGTGTTTGTCTATAAGTGATTACCATCCAGACACATGGAACCCAGCATGGAGCGTATCTACTGTACTCACTGGATTGCTTAGCTTTATGGTAATTACATAAAGGTCCTCACATACTGCAGCAGTAgaagtaaaattgtaaaatatagtatttaacatataatataacttggtaaacaaaaatacaattttactgtTACTGATGTGTGTGgaccttaaattatttacaaaaaaataaaagaacatattatttatatcttattacatattattttattaatgtgccTAGCTGGAAAATCAAAGAACATTTGGTAGTTTAGATATGACTGATTACGAGAGGCGGCAATTGGCTGATCAAAGCTTAGAGTCAATTGTACGAGACGAACATTTTTGTGAACTATTTCCTGAACTTAACAcggtaataattacaaatattctattaagtCTCGTCTTACAAGCTCtagtgttaaaatatacattgtttaGGTTCATACACTCTTCACCATTAAGTGTTTTTCGTCTCTCATATGAAATTATGTACTCAAACAATGTAAACTGATGCACATGTGGTTGTAAGACAGACTttagtatgttattattactaatttttattggttacttatagaaaatacaaaaagaaaTTGAGAAACGAAATTTGGCTAAAGCTAAAGAAGAGCAGTCATCAATTGTGGATGGTAGCCAACTTGAAAACAATGTTCTTCACCCTGTTGTTAGCAATATTCTTATGGTAGTCGGCTTTGCACTTTTCATTTACTTGGTCAGATATGTTCTGTCTAACATGAAAATTGAGTGAAATTTCCTACTCATTCtccttatttataaaaaattaaattaattttaagttttaaataaaatatgagtttTAGTCAtatggataaatataatttaatcacacattgaaaattactggttacaacaattatttatttaaattattgatagaaTGAACAACAGTTTTAatcctaaatttttttttatcatctaagattttgaaattaactaaggtattaaacaa
Proteins encoded in this region:
- the LOC114121862 gene encoding SOSS complex subunit C homolog B-like; amino-acid sequence: MSFQNQNARGIQNRKILEDLELKKQILLKTGAIPTPPTVSHPTTQGTSECHFQRAQTLQSTGFFINTDSAFGNSLLPVLPRFEK
- the LOC114121861 gene encoding ubiquitin-conjugating enzyme E2 J2-like, giving the protein MAPNTSTATRRLKQDYLRLKNDPVPHLIAEPNPSNILEWYYVVSGPDDSPYAGGHYLGRLVFPEEFPFKPPSIYMITTNGRFKTNTRLCLSISDYHPDTWNPAWSVSTVLTGLLSFMLENQRTFGSLDMTDYERRQLADQSLESIVRDEHFCELFPELNTKIQKEIEKRNLAKAKEEQSSIVDGSQLENNVLHPVVSNILMVVGFALFIYLVRYVLSNMKIE